One stretch of Phaeodactylum tricornutum CCAP 1055/1 chromosome 9, whole genome shotgun sequence DNA includes these proteins:
- a CDS encoding predicted protein, which produces MQITAYIWEREGPQGFFSGVKSMMIGQAIVKAMAFSTNAYMIDFLQVNPLTHNLPHSATLLMAACMAGFVASFVVTPVERVSVLMQAQQTNKYASEMDCFLSVLRKEGPGDLFTRGLGATLCREVPSDGIYFWLYGLLMASPYVGLVPAALAPLLFGGFAGMASWLPIYPVDQVKTIIQNTDDEQAENKSMWSVTQQLYRDGGVAAFYDGLDAKLLRAFVHHAFTFGTF; this is translated from the coding sequence ATGCAAATTACTGCTTATATTTGGGAACGGGAAGGCCCTCAGGGGTTCTTTTCCGGTGTCAAATCTATGATGATTGGCCAAGCAATTGTCAAAGCCATGGCTTTCTCAACAAATGCCTACATGATTGACTTTTTGCAAGTCAACCCCCTCACACACAATCTGCCGCACTCCGCGACACTTTTAATGGCCGCATGCATGGCTGGGTTTGTCGCATCCTTTGTGGTGACTCCCGTGGAACGCGTCTCGGTGCTCATGCAAGCCCAGCAGACAAACAAATATGCGTCTGAAATGGACTGCTTTTTGTCAGTCTTGCGAAAAGAAGGACCCGGCGACTTGTTTACACGCGGGCTCGGAGCCACACTGTGCCGAGAGGTGCCTTCGGACGGCATCTACTTCTGGTTGTACGGTCTTCTTATGGCCAGTCCGTACGTTGGACTCGTTCCGGCAGCTTTGGCACCTTTGCTCTTTGGCGGCTTTGCCGGAATGGCTTCATGGTTGCCCATTTATCCTGTGGATCAAGTCAAAACGATTATACAAAACACGGATGATGAACAAGCAGAGAACAAGTCCATGTGGTCCGTCACGCAACAGCTGTATCGGGATGGCGGTGTGGCGGCGTTTTATGATGGGCTCGACGCCAAGCTTTTGCGAGCGTTTGTGCATCACGCTTTTACGTTTGGTACGTTC
- a CDS encoding predicted protein — protein MNLSVSRILRGGAVRRIAIGQRGNADAGTQLTALSPTLLSVLAGSAAGAIGVGVAFPLDTLKTKAQTMRSLGNDVGTIATTTTATGTGEGTWSPQSEKLNMIQLIGVIWNREGLDGFFSGVKGMMIGQAIIKALAFSANANALSCLKASDWSQDLSTGSILLVAACFAGFVSSFVVAPIERIKVMMQSSSPGKYMNELYCLQVVLHNEGIAGLLTRGLGATLAREIPSYGIYFWLYGFLSQSPIASLLPATVAPLIFGAIAGMSSWLPVYPIDVVKTTLQNTEGGMQPNLTGEGANPTAWQVVCELYRDGGIGIFFDGLDAKMLRAAVNHAVTFSIYDWLMNTVFVANI, from the coding sequence ATGAACTTATCCGTGTCTCGTATCCTTCGTGGAGGGGCAGTACGCCGAATAGCAATAGGCCAAAGAGGGAATGCCGACGCCGGTACTCAGCTGACAGCACTGAGCCCAACGCTGCTTAGTGTATTGGCAGGCAGTGCCGCTGGTGCGATTGGGGTCGGGGTTGCCTTCCCACTCGACACGTTGAAAACCAAAGCGCAGACCATGCGCTCTCTCGGAAATGATGTTGGTACTATTGCAACTACTACGACTGCTACTGGTACGGGTGAAGGGACGTGGTCTCCTCAATCCGAAAAACTCAACATGATCCAGCTTATTGGCGTCATATGGAATCGTGAGGGTCTCGATGGTTTCTTTTCGGGAGTGAAGGGCATGATGATAGGTCAAGCCATCATTAAGGCATTGGCGTTTTCGGCAAACGCGAATGCGCTTTCTTGTCTAAAAGCATCCGACTGGTCGCAAGACCTTTCGACGGGTAGCATTTTGCTAGTTGCTGCGTGCTTTGCAGGTTTCGTCTCCAGTTTTGTCGTGGCTCCTATTGAACGTATTAAAGTTATGATGCAATCATCGTCACCCGGCAAGTATATGAACGAGCTGTACTGCCTTCAGGTAGTGCTCCACAATGAAGGTATTGCGGGGCTATTGACCCGTGGGCTTGGGGCGACTTTGGCCCGAGAAATACCATCTTATGGAATTTATTTTTGGCTGTACGGGTTTCTATCCCAGAGCCCTATCGCTTCCTTACTACCCGCCACGGTGGCGCCACTGATCTTTGGGGCAATCGCGGGAATGTCGTCCTGGCTGCCTGTTTATCCTATTGACGTTGTTAAGACCACTCTGCAAAACACAGAAGGTGGTATGCAACCCAACTTGACCGGCGAAGGCGCCAATCCGACAGCTTGGCAAGTTGTGTGTGAGTTGTACCGAGATGGAGGAATAGGGATCTTTTTCGATGGTCTCGACGCTAAAATGCTAAGGGCAGCTGTCAACCACGCTGTCACATTTTCCATTTACGACTGGCTGATGAACACAGTGTTCGTGGCGAACATATAA
- the ODC2 gene encoding ornithine decarboxylase 2, translating into MPLEDSFYVVDIGVLVSQVYQWRRVFPRVEPFYAVKCNPDPLIVKTLATLGCNFDCASRNEIRLVMEATKDMPTKPDIIYANPCKSRLGLLEAVCKGVKMVTFDNEMEVQKCASISKNIQLVLRIITDDRGSQCRLSSKFGAPRHKWRLLLAAAQKHGLQVVGVSFHVGSGCRDASRYEAALKDAREIFDLAGEYGMNMQVLDIGGGFPGETHRDGHFMYFTEIAEQVAPLIDEMFPPSVRIIGEPGRYFVAACATLCCSVIAARTNEMNSSFEPEAIDDKEAAENLPPLQDDYSYYINDGVYGAFNNIMFDHATVRPRILGPGEKIVATEEDVFGPTCDSIDVIARSVLLPKLKVGDYMYFQNMGAYTMAAASSFNGFTPSEKFYVCSV; encoded by the exons ATGCCTTTGGAAGACTCTTTTTACGTTGTCGACATTGGTGTCCTCGTTTCTCAGGTCTACCAATGGAGACGAGTCTTTCCACGTGTGGAGCCTTTTT ACGCTGTCAAGTGCAACCCCGACCCTCTAATTGTCAAGACCCTAGCGACGCTAGGCTGCAACTTTGATTGTGCGAGTCGCAACGAAATACGTCTGGTGATGGAAGCCACAAAAGACATGCCCACCAAGCCCGACATCATCTACGCCAATCCCTGCAAATCGCGACTCGGGCTCCTCGAAGCCGTTTGCAAGGGCGTTAAAATGGTTACCTTCGACAACGAAATGGAAGTTCAAAAGTGTGCCTCCATTTCGAAAAACATTCAACTCGTCCTCCGCATCATCACCGATGACCGGGGATCCCAGTGTCGTCTTTCTTCCAAGTTTGGTGCGCCTCGTCACAAATGGCGCCTATTGCTGGCCGCTGCACAAAAGCACGGCCTCCAAGTGGTCGGGGTGTCCTTTCATGTCGGCTCCGGCTGCCGCGACGCTTCCCGCTACGAAGCAGCCCTGAAAGACGCCAGGGAAATCTTCGACCTTGCTGGAGAGTACGGCATGAATATGCAAGTCTTGGACATTGGCGGTGGTTTCCCGGGAGAAACACACA gGGATGGCCACTTTATGTATTTCACTGAAATTGCCGAACAAGTGGCTCCGCTCATTGACGAAATGTTTCCTCCCTCCGTTCGCATCATTGGTGAACCTGGACGCTACTTTGTCGCTGCCTGTGCTACTTTGTGCTGCTCCGTAATTGCGGCTCGTACGAATGAAATGAATTCTTCCTTCGAACCCGAAGCGATTGATGACAAGGAGGCCGCCGAAAACCTGC CCCCTCTCCAGGACGACTACTCCTACTACATCAACGATGGTGTGTACGGGGCCTTCAACAACAT TATGTTCGACCATGCCACGGTGCGTCCTCGCATTCTTGGACCCGGAGAAAAGATTGTAGCCACGGAAGAGGATG TGTTTGGACCTACATGCGACTCGATTGACGTGATTGCCCGATCGGTTCTACTTCCCAAACTCAAGGTGGGCGACTACATGTATTTTCAAAACATGGGAGCTTACACTATGGCAGCTGCCAGCTCGTTCAACGGTTTTACTCCTAGCGAGAAGTTCTATGTTTGCTCCGTC
- a CDS encoding predicted protein produces MIANLIAFPYMLLFFAVWIFSSLARPVLVLSLFCVTSKPAAAFRKFQLFLTTVRFMLLSKDKSWKRPKDDPQDFFELRNDVGVTNVDSIRKKSIIFVRHGESTWNDTFNKGDRSKFKFALLFVPNLVYAFYVEWYFWVTGASYESWFYDSPLSEKGLKQALGVQSYLSTTKVEFLTPRERALVEVLLGTSNVTKSQLVSSNLRRAISTMLLGFQDRLRRNGDERVQLLSCLQEISRNPDALSITPARGKALPSWTEPDGLQYLYDRVDTSRYDGNKSVDSNGLVRLDAFCQYAFKDEATDGTDAIVAAGHSLWFRSFFQVYLPYEVDHVAKKKKLINGGIVGFTLERIETKENTFHYRIDPKSITTLHGGF; encoded by the coding sequence ATGATTGCCAATTTGATCGCCTTTCCGTATATGCTTTTATTTTTTGCGGTATGGATTTTCTCGAGTCTAGCGCGACCGGTCCTTGTTTTGAGTTTGTTCTGTGTGACATCCAAACCCGCAGCCGCCTTTCGCAAATTCCAATTATTCCTAACGACGGTGCGGTTTATGTTGCTAAGCAAGGACAAATCGTGGAAGAGACCAAAAGATGATCCGCAAGACTTTTTTGAATTACGGAACGATGTTGGTGTAACGAACGTAGACAGTATCCGGAAGAAGTCAATTATATTTGTTCGACACGGGGAATCCACTTGGAATGATACCTTCAATAAAGGAGATCGCAGCAAATTCAAGTTTGCGTTGCTGTTTGTTCCCAATTTGGTATACGCCTTTTACGTGGAGTGGTATTTCTGGGTTACAGGAGCATCATACGAATCATGGTTTTATGATTCTCCGCTGTCGGAAAAAGGATTGAAGCAAGCTCTGGGGGTTCAGTCATAcctgtcaacaacaaaagttGAATTTTTGACACCGAGAGAACGTGCCTTGGTAGAAGTCTTGCTAGGGACGTCAAACGTCACCAAATCTCAGCTCGTCTCTTCCAATTTACGCCGTGCAATATCTACCATGTTGTTGGGCTTTCAAGATCGCCTGCGCCGAAACGGAGACGAACGCGTTCAGTTGTTGTCTTGTTTGCAGGAAATATCGCGCAATCCAGATGCTTTGTCGATCACTCCGGCGAGAGGTAAGGCCTTGCCGTCATGGACCGAGCCGGATGGTCTCCAATATTTGTACGATCGCGTTGATACATCGCGATATGACGGCAACAAATCGGTCGACAGCAACGGCCTTGTTCGATTGGATGCCTTTTGTCAATACGCGTTTAAAGACGAGGCTACTGACGGCACGGATGCGATTGTGGCTGCCGGCCACTCGTTGTGGTTTAGGTCCTTTTTCCAGGTGTACCTTCCTTACGAGGTGGACCATGttgcgaaaaagaagaaactgATCAATGGTGGTATTGTTGGATTCACGCTAGAACGGATCGAGACAAAAGAAAACACTTTCCACTATCGGATTGATCCAAAATCCATCACTACCCTCCATGGTGGCTTCTGA
- a CDS encoding predicted protein, whose translation MSAERGSSLRGLSKTVSTNVRSTRISLQLAHSSKDYLDVLKDIVVEAYSRLVETAQDQQACRKRSGMEVENIFFMSWTALEIYGCVILALIARRAWILYLAFPFLLKQIFWVAFKWILYIIDDPKLFENIAVTRGWAQKILREGEKILLQKNATKTIMASTMLYSAPTGISYARAILRYRMHEMNTRVASTMTKDRHSERLETITTRIGNVSHSLRQRRGALRKQDLRNSSDLNGRNLGQ comes from the coding sequence ATGTCTGCAGAGCGGGGATCATCTCTGCGGGGTTTGTCGAAAACGGTGTCGACGAATGTTAGAAGTACTCGGATTTCTCTGCAACTCGCACACAGCAGCAAGGACTATCTTGACGTTCTTAAAGACATCGTAGTTGAAGCTTACAGCAGGCTCGTAGAAACTGCGCAAGACCAACAAGCTTGTAGAAAACGCAGCGGGATGGAGGTGGAAAATATTTTTTTCATGTCATGGACCGCGCTTGAAATTTACGGGTGCGTTATACTCGCCCTAATTGCACGACGAGCCTGGATTCTATACCTAGCATTCCCTTTTTTATTGAAGCAGATATTCTGGGTGGCATTTAAATGGATACTATACATTATCGATGATCCTAAACTATTCGAAAACATTGCAGTTACCAGAGGGTGGGCCCAAAAGATTCTCCGAGAAGGCGAAAAGATCCTTCTCCAAAAAAATGCCACCAAGACAATTATGGCAAGCACGATGTTGTACTCGGCACCTACGGGTATAAGCTACGCCCGCGCAATTCTCAGGTATAGAATGCACGAAATGAATACGAGAGTTGCGAGTACGATGACAAAGGATAGGCATTCGGAGCGTTTAGAAACGATTACAACGAGAATCGGGAACGTGTCTCACTCGCTACGGCAACGACGAGGTGCGCTACGAAAACAGGACTTGAGGAATTCTTCCGATCTCAATGGCCGAAACCTTGGGCAATAA
- a CDS encoding predicted protein: MADSAVGSVIVAAIQSVGKVYVIGAVGYLSSKYPWQAPLLPHTAVGTVARFCFNALLLPLMYGTTAMSVSPSSIGEFWFVIVAAVLVLGISYITATVLGGLWRINKSRDFCALRIAATFPNIVALPILIFPSLCEYRVVYEGFFQASLDPDTVSDPSVMRETCEAKANTMIFCYFFSWSLLFYSIGQPQLIAAAKRPTANLKDSTSAEEAQQTEETDETSQVQINPSDNTENKHYSNRAALRFLGSAIETLGQASSPMSTMIVAASLVPPRISVEEDTSANNGDGCESTSSNLLEALTENPTRHDPNLGTQQPCGHPKSSLQSVHHFLWAGSLRLLQAFPRSNSEQLRLLVWFILSRLIVSPLIVVGTLVGLECGTSLLVDVPALAKLVVVVNACLPGALVVVVVLKANESLADSAAAVAKVYLPTYLLSIVTIAAWTALGLWITLPDERGLSISYNLDWEPARTVDSFSEHRFGPAQCPKCFTLSLFRTSKASKRSSIKALPDDLDGD, translated from the exons ATGGCCGATAGTGCGGTGGGATCGGTGATTGTTGCAGCGATCCAAAGTGTCGGCAAAGTTTATGTGATTGGGGCTGTTGGTTACTTGTCAAGCAAAT ATCCTTGGCAAGCACCGCTGCTGCCACACACCGCCGTCGGAACGGTCGCGCGTTTttgcttcaatgctttgcTCCTTCCGCTCATGTACGGCACGACTGCCATGTCCGTTTCTCCATCTTCCATTGGCGAATTCTGGTTCGTAATAGTGGCCGCTGTCCTGGTGTTGGGTATCAGCTATATCACGGCTACCGTTTTGGGTGGTCTGTGGCGTATAAACAAATCTCGCGATTTTTGTGCACTACGCATCGCCGCAACGTTTCCAAATATTGTTGCATTACCTATTTTGATATTTCCTTCGTTGTGCGAGTACAGAGTGGTTTATGAAGGATTTTTCCAGGCAAGCCTCGACCCCGATACTGTATCAGATCCGAGCGTTATGCGAGAAACCTGTGAAGCCAAAGCAAATACTATGATTTTTTGTTACTTTTTCTCTTGGTCCCTATTGTTTTATTCGATTGGACAACCTCAATTGATTGCAGCAGCGAAGCGGCCAACTGCAAATCTGAAAGACAGTACCAGTGCAGAGGAGGCACAACAAACAGAAGAAACTGACGAAACGAGTCAAGTACAGATCAATCCGTCCGACAACACCGAAAATAAG CATTATTCAAATCGGGCGGCGCTTCGATTTCTTGGATCTGCTATTGAAACGCTTGGACAAGCGTCGTCTCCAATGAGTACCATGATTGTCGCTGCCTCGCTCGTACCACCTAGAATTTCGGTCGAGGAAGACACCAGCGCAAACAACGGCGATGGTTGTGAAAGCACCTCAAGCAATTTGTTAGAAGCTTTGACGGAAAATCCGACTCGGCATGATCCCAACCTTGGAACACAGCAGCCATGTGGACATCCCAAATCTTCTCTGCAATCTGTACATCATTTTTTATGGGCTGGGTCACTCCGACTGCTCCAAGCATTCCCGCGATCCAATTCGGAACAGCTCCGACTATTGGTGTGGTTTATACTCTCGCGGTTGATAGTTTCACCATTAATTGTTGTCGGCACACTTGTGGGGTTGGAATGTGGTACTTCCTTGTTGGTAGACGTGCCAGCTTTGGCCAAGCTTGTGGTCGTTGTCAACGCGTGTTTACCGGGTGCActtgttgtggtggtggtctTGAAGGCGAATGAGTCATTGGCTGATTCAGCCGCTGCTGTAGCCAAGGTATACTTGCCAACATATCTTCTGAGTATTGTTACTATAGCGGCATGGACAGCTTTGGGGTTGTGGATAACCTTGCCGGACGAGCGTGGATTGTCCATAT CCTACAATCTCGATTGGGAGCCTGCCCGAACGGTTGACTCCTTTTCGGAACATCGCTTCGGACCCGCTCAGTGTCCTAAGTGTTTCACCCTGTCTTTGTTCAGAACTTCAAAAGCAAGTAAACGTTCATCCATCAAAGCATTGCCCGATGACCTGGATGGTGACTAA
- the TRD3 gene encoding TRD3 (contains a tryptophan rich domain (TRD)), producing MGLVAKGTIQKLGATFAVEASVPGCDGGATTGAVATFATIQILASVADTPFPNSSFPNVYVPFLRGRQWTAKRILFPSETAKETAIPTLTVQAVFIVSNATDESCSGPSRNDPNGGGRSPSPTPPSPSPPSPAPPASGRFNLKLYWEEGYFWQEERIERKWCMQCRGGCRIGKELKIVDCDGGRRGNPDNFRFIQHSGGEIQIQEDSSELCFQRSGRDISLQRCNSGNSNQRWVATSGGFGGRRFQISPKGRRGDCVTQRHHPKDGEIVEIEPCATAQKGDTSFWNRA from the exons ATGGGCTTGGTCGCCAAGGGAACGATTCAGAAGCTGGGGGCTACTTTTGCTGTTGAGGCG TCCGTGCCTGGATGTGATGGAGGAGCCACGACGGGAGCCGTAGCGACTTTTGCAACGATCCAAATACTGGCGTCCGTCGCCGACACCCCCTTCCCCAACTCCTCCTTCCCCAACGTCTATGTCCCTTTCCTACGTGGGCGACAATGGACGGCCAAGCGGATTCTTTTTCCCTCGGAAACTGCCAAGGAGACTGCGATTCCGACTCTGACTGTGCAGGCAGTCTTCATTGTTTCCAACGCAACGGATGAGA GCTGCTCCGGCCCGAGTCGCAACGACCCCAATGGCGGCGGTAGAAGtccgtcgccgacgcctcCGTCTCCAAGTCCTCCATCTCCTGCTCCTCCAGCTTCGGGACGCTTCAATCTCAAGCTCTACTGGGAAGAAGGATACTTTTGGCAAGAAGAGCGGATCGAACGCAAGTGGTGCATGCAGTGCCGAGGTGGATGCCGTATCGGCAAGGAATTGAAGATTGTGGACTGCGATGGAGGTCGTCGCGGTAACCCCGACAACTTTCGCTTTATCCAACACAGTGGAGGCGAAATTCAGATCCAGGAAGACAGCAGTGAACTCTGTTTCCAACGGTCTGGTCGCGATATTTCTCTTCAAAGATGCAACAGCGGCAACTCCAATCAGCGTTGGGTTGCAACCAGTGGTGGATTTGGCGGGAGGCGCTTCCAGATTTCACCCAAGGGTCGTCGGGGTGACTGCGTGACTCAACGTCATCACCCCAAGGATGGAGAGATCGTCGAGATTGAGCCATGTGCTACGGCTCAAAAGGGAGATACCTCGTTTTGGAATCGTGCCTAG
- a CDS encoding predicted protein: MSNLNPSVEDQIAVGTEAILDSPHVTVGPGRVANAPVPSVFVDDRGDIHRLRVGHRRINLLYSKESVMRSGYLHHQPTHDFVVTGKVEVWYLTQKTTEKKIIGPREYFSIPSYVPHILFFLEDTVLVEWWDSSDVQCWYYHPYRKIVDVQNSLVSSSTGRHQLLVPQDYNVDKPLPSNRNDFVYAALGVVFGLVVGVVIGERRRLA; encoded by the coding sequence ATGTCAAATTTGAATCCTTCCGTGGAGGACCAAATAGCCGTCGGCACCGAGGCCATTCTGGACAGTCCTCATGTCACCGTGGGGCCGGGTCGGGTGGCGAACGCACCTGTTCCAagcgtcttcgtcgacgatCGCGGCGACATTCATCGGCTGAGAGTTGGGCACAGGCGTATTAACCTTCTCTACAGCAAAGAATCAGTCATGCGTTCAGGGTATCTTCATCACCAACCAACGCACGATTTTGTCGTGACAGGAAAGGTCGAAGTATGGTATTTGACTCAGAAAACAACGGAAAAGAAAATTATCGGCCCTCGGGAGtacttttccattccaaGTTATGTCCCACatattcttttctttttggaagacacAGTTCTCGTTGAATGGTGGGACTCCAGCGATGTTCAGTGTTGGTATTACCATCCGTATCGGAAAATTGTGGATGTCCAAAATTCGTTAGTCTCTTCTAGTACGGGGCGTCATCAGCTTCTCGTGCCGCAAGATTACAACGTCGACAAGCCGTTGCCTTCGAATCGCAACGATTTTGTGTATGCAGCACTGGGGGTTGTATTTGGTTTAGTCGTTGGAGTTGTAATAGGAGAACGCAGACGATTGGCTTAG
- the HSP70B gene encoding protein heat shock protein (putative HSP70, cytosolic) → MLPRVVDGPSIGIDLGTTNCAVAVWDSTRGHPKWMRLANIATPPRNSSKIGRVVPSAVLFLTRDAAALHNLLDEAQDVDGILERSDLVALVGNSAVKILEKSQAREIEMPFSPAQVSAAFVASVKRLIGAANSIAFRNSDFLDSLPYRVVSGGTEENNLYLEITPLGSSETVLVTPTQVSAVLLQSLRLSAGRYLRLCAAKKQLKVPGDAREPCCHAVVGVPAQYGRAQRSLIERACRIAGFTGRVLLLTESTAAAIAYGLTVGITIATTKTILVFDMGGGTTDITIAEMHPPALEAPTSVNADFEVKVTFGDQRLGGDDMDAALSRLVWQRLKVHPSDCSLHTQREVLLHGKQAKEALCGNAEHGDLQPVNSYSMTVHGRSICLTRKDFEAVIEPLIHRAKKLIQEAIRQYKATSCTSIMTDQTDAAITFDEVLLVGGATRVPAVRSLLKQLFPPPVPPELCLSLNAMAAVAQGTAIQAALWSGLIPRYDIESALMLDTVPHAIGVRLSEAHFIEVIKKGSPLPATGFAPFQLADARQAGVTVQAVEQVDIETYESIGDFTFLLHRMTKAQLANLGNDARLVDVGMKLNAQGEFVVSILDPHDPEHVKRRLNHEKIRAASADGSKAGHSVLNTYTATAEVCEGEALLTDQLVLCFVCILLFVVYVMVKLLVAEPISVLQP, encoded by the coding sequence ATGCTGCCACGAGTTGTTGACGGTCCTTCCATCGGCATCGACCTCGGAACGACAAATTGTGCTGTCGCGGTCTGGGATTCTACTCGGGGTCATCCGAAATGGATGCGACTAGCTAACATAGCGACACCGCCACGCAATTCTAGCAAGATAGGTCGCGTTGTTCCCTCCGCTGTCCTCTTCCTGACGCGAGATGCAGCAGCACTACACAACCTTTTGGACGAGGCTCAAGATGTCGACGGGATTCTGGAACGATCTGATCTGGTGGCTCTCGTTGGCAACAGTGCAGTGAAAATCCTGGAGAAATCTCAAGCACGTGAGATTGAAATGCCTTTCTCACCGGCTCAGGTATCGGCCGCTTTCGTGGCCAGTGTCAAGCGATTGATTGGCGCAGCCAACTCGATAGCTTTTCGGAATAGCGATTTTTTGGACTCGCTCCCCTACCGAGTAGTCTCGGGCGGAACGGAAGAAAATAATCTATATCTCGAGATAACTCCTCTGGGGTCCTCCGAAACAGTCCTCGTGACGCCAACGCAAGTATCAGCCGTTTTGTTACAATCGCTGCGTTTATCTGCCGGACGGTACCTAAGGCTTTGTGCTGCAAAAAAGCAGTTGAAAGTTCCCGGGGATGCTAGAGAGCCTTGCTGTCACGCTGTGGTCGGTGTGCCTGCGCAGTATGGTCGGGCGCAGCGTAGTCTGATAGAGCGAGCTTGCCGAATTGCCGGCTTTACGGGTCGCGTGCTGTTACTTACAGAATCAACTGCTGCCGCCATTGCCTACGGCTTAACGGTCGGAATTACTATTgcaacaacgaaaacgattcTAGTATTCGATATGGGAGGTGGGACAACCGATATTACAATTGCTGAAATGCATCCACCAGCTTTAGAAGCGCCAACGTCAGTCAATGCCGACTTTGAGGTCAAGGTGACGTTCGGAGACCAAAGGTTAGGCGGGGATGATATGGATGCAGCCCTTTCAAGATTGGTATGGCAGCGTCTGAAAGTGCATCCGTCAGACTGTAGTTTGCATACACAGCGTGAGGTTTTACTCCACGGCAAGCAAGCCAAAGAAGCATTGTGTGGCAATGCTGAGCATGGCGATCTGCAACCAGTCAATTCATACTCAATGACTGTTCATGGCCGGTCAATATGTTTGACGCGAAAGGATTTCGAGGCTGTGATTGAGCCGCTAATACATCGAGCAAAGAAGTTGATCCAAGAGGCGATACGGCAGTATAAAGCTACTTCTTGCACTTCGATTATGACTGATCAAACCGACGCTGCTATAACATTCGACGAAGTTCTTCTCGTCGGTGGAGCCACCCGTGTTCCGGCAGTACGGTCACTGCTCAAACAACTTTTCCCTCCGCCGGTCCCTCCCGAATTGTGTTTGTCTTTGAATGCCATGGCTGCAGTGGCACAAGGAACGGCTATTCAAGCCGCTTTGTGGTCCGGTTTGATACCAAGATACGACATTGAATCTGCTCTAATGCTGGATACCGTACCACACGCAATAGGAGTGCGTTTGAGTGAAGCACACTTCATTGAGGTCATTAAGAAAGGATCACCTTTGCCAGCGACCGGATTTGCTCCGTTTCAGTTAGCTGATGCTCGACAAGCGGGCGTTACAGTACAGGCCGTGGAGCAAGTCGACATCGAAACCTATGAAAGCATTGGAGACTTCACCTTTTTGCTGCATCGGATGACGAAGGCACAGCTGGCAAACTTGGGGAACGACGCACGATTGGTAGATGTGGGCATGAAACTGAACGCGCAAGGAGAGTTTGTTGTTTCAATTTTGGACCCTCACGATCCCGAGCACGTTAAGAGACGTTTAAATCATGAAAAAATACGTGCGGCATCTGCCGATGGATCAAAAGCGGGCCATAGTGTTTTGAATACCTACACCGCAACTGCAGAGGTTTGTGAAGGTGAAGCGTTATTGACGGATCAACTCGTGTTGTGCTTTGTCTGTATACTATTGTTTGTGGTCTACGTTATGGTCAAACTTTTAGTTGCCGAACCAATTTCTGTCCTGCAGCCATGA